The following DNA comes from Deltaproteobacteria bacterium.
TACCTGCACGGCGGAGACCTGGCGAACGGGATCTTCGGCGCGACGTCGTGCCTCGGCGCGACGCTGCCGGTGGCGGCGGGGATGGCGTACAAGTTCAAGATCCGCAAGGAGGACCGGGTGGCGATCGCCTTCTTCGGCGAGGGGGCGAGCAGCCGGGGGGACGTCCACGAGGCGATGAACTTCGCCGGCGTCCACAAGCTCCCGGTGGTCTTCGTCTGCGAGAACAATTTCTACGCCTACTCCACCCCCAACGAGCTCCAGTTCGGAGTCGACAACGTGGCGGACCGCGCCGCCGGGTACGGGTTCAAGGGCGAGGTGGTGAACGGGAACGACCTGCACGCGGTCCTCAAGTCGGCGCAGAAGGCGGTCGCCCGCGCGCGGAAGGGGGAGGGCCCCACGCTCGTTGAGTGCAAGACGTACCGGTACCACGGCCACTCCGAGCACGACCGCGCGGACTACCGGGAGGCGGAGGAGGTCATCACCTGGGAGAGCAGGGACCCGGTGATGCAGTGGGAGGTCTACCTGCAGAAGAAGAAGTACGACTTCGCCGCCATCCAGTCGGAGACCTCCGAAAAGGTGAAGCGGATCGTGGAAGGCGCGGTCGCCTTCGCGGAAAAAAGCCCCGCGCCCGAGGGCCCCGACGCGATGGAGGACCTGTACGCCATGCCCATCGACACGGAGGCGCGGTAACCGATGCAGGTCACCTACATCGAGGCGATCCGGCAGGCCATGGAAGAGGAGATGGCGCGGGACAAGAACGTCATGCTCCTGGGGGAGGACGTGGGGATCATGGGGGGCGCCTTCAAGGCGTCCGCCGGGCTGCAGGAGAAGTTCGGGGCCGACCGCGTGGTGGACACGCCGATCTCCGAGTCGCTGATCATCGGGGCGGGGGTGGGTCTCGCGGTGCAGGGGATGCGGCCGATCCTCGAGATGCAGTTCATCGACTTCATCGCGTGCGGGTTCGACCAGATCGTGAACACCGCGGCGACCTTGCGGTACCGGCACGGCGGGCAGACCGCCTGCCCGATCGTGATCCGGGGGCCGTCCGGGGGCGGCGTCCACGGCGGGCTGTACCACTCCCAGAATCCGGAGGCGTGGTTCTTCCACGTCCCGGGCCTGAAGATCGTGGCCCCGTCCACCGCGTACGACGCCAAGGGGCTGATGAAGTCCGCGATCCGGGACGACGACCCGGTGCTCTACTTCGAGCACAAGTTCCTCTACCGCCGGATCAAGGAGGACATCCCGCAGGAGGAGTTCGTCGTCCCGATCGGCAAGGCCGCGCTGCGGAAGGAGGGTGCTCTACTTCGAGCACAAGTTCCTCTACCGCCGGATCAAGGAGGACATCCCGCAGGAGGAGTTCGTCGTCCCGATCGGCAAGGCCGCGCTGCGGAAGGAGGGGAGGGACCTGACGGTCATCACCTACAGTTCGCCGGTGCACGCGGTGATGAAGGCCGCGAGGGACCTGGCGAAGGAGGTGGACATCGAGGTGATCGACCTGCGGACCCTGATGCCGCTCGACTGGGGGACGATCCAGGCGTCCGTTCGGAAGACCGGAAAGGTCCTGATCGTCCACGAGGCGCGGCTGACCGGAGGGGTGGGG
Coding sequences within:
- a CDS encoding thiamine pyrophosphate-dependent dehydrogenase E1 component subunit alpha, producing the protein MTEQMDRELYYWLRLVREFEDRVSALDKQGKLMGGVYSGKGQEAVTVGFCQDLRWDDWIFPLHRDLGAFLVKGADPNRLMAQIFGKKDGYAKGKDSYLHGGDLANGIFGATSCLGATLPVAAGMAYKFKIRKEDRVAIAFFGEGASSRGDVHEAMNFAGVHKLPVVFVCENNFYAYSTPNELQFGVDNVADRAAGYGFKGEVVNGNDLHAVLKSAQKAVARARKGEGPTLVECKTYRYHGHSEHDRADYREAEEVITWESRDPVMQWEVYLQKKKYDFAAIQSETSEKVKRIVEGAVAFAEKSPAPEGPDAMEDLYAMPIDTEAR